Proteins encoded by one window of Candidatus Odinarchaeum yellowstonii:
- a CDS encoding tetratricopeptide repeat protein, protein MSEDKLLQEAVQLLKQEKYRDLIKLYEGNQLLEALDYRHFRILAISYIQTLQYDEALKAFEKCIQKYPKIEERDQVIVEPLYLLAHKLLKNRQYKEFEKARDLLLSFNPDYYFFRSLIWKLKNFREMDKRGLFDQAISVINHVLEGENYLRSDTERERAREIWQEKCFTHLQKALEISGDLPFILEELGLLHILILDFEEAEKYLRKAYFMNPGCETILYHLGLLNEKKGFYEEALKYYKEALELDPSYELCATHIRLCNAKILLTNAVNEHRRGDLESAIIKYRAILELNPGDIEVLNKLRKAVKQYISKTILKVKEYISNQRFSEAESLLSKLVEEYPSEAEIKNMYYELAERLHQHDVIKQIVFRRERERDDSLILINALEVLRNKRLKLDDKINTLVEEFSKLSENLQFEILDKIKTLKTPSNNIEGSLDELITGELNRLKCSDSNLIPEVIDPGELPVYLALTIDLKAKIKNFIKKFRNWYSGIPVTVKYDYNAGTIVQKSDYIDCKAALLVDKLLEGPAAYQIWLKSDGSFTILKTQSYIEEQPLPNQRIGVWSFKIEDAGLHNRLIQLHRYEIKNIVENNS, encoded by the coding sequence ATGAGTGAGGATAAACTCTTACAAGAAGCTGTTCAACTTCTCAAACAGGAAAAATATCGTGATTTAATAAAATTGTATGAGGGTAACCAACTCTTAGAGGCGTTAGACTACCGCCACTTCAGAATTCTAGCTATAAGCTATATACAAACACTCCAATATGATGAAGCTTTGAAAGCGTTTGAAAAATGTATTCAGAAATATCCGAAAATAGAGGAAAGAGATCAGGTTATAGTTGAACCCTTATATCTATTAGCGCATAAACTTCTCAAAAATAGACAATACAAGGAGTTCGAGAAAGCTAGAGACCTTCTCCTAAGCTTCAACCCAGACTATTATTTTTTTAGAAGCCTCATCTGGAAGTTGAAAAACTTCAGAGAAATGGACAAAAGAGGTCTTTTCGATCAAGCTATCAGCGTCATAAACCATGTGTTAGAGGGTGAAAATTATCTTAGATCAGATACTGAAAGAGAGAGGGCGCGGGAAATCTGGCAGGAGAAATGTTTCACCCATCTTCAAAAAGCTCTTGAAATATCAGGTGATTTACCCTTCATACTCGAGGAGCTGGGTTTACTCCACATACTCATATTAGATTTCGAAGAAGCGGAGAAATATCTTAGAAAAGCTTATTTCATGAATCCTGGCTGTGAGACCATTCTATATCATTTAGGTCTCTTAAATGAGAAGAAAGGCTTCTACGAGGAAGCTTTAAAATATTATAAGGAAGCTTTAGAATTAGACCCATCATACGAGTTATGTGCAACTCACATCCGTCTATGTAATGCTAAAATTTTATTAACAAACGCTGTTAACGAACATCGCAGAGGAGATTTAGAAAGCGCTATTATAAAATATCGCGCCATCTTAGAGCTGAACCCAGGTGACATCGAAGTCTTAAATAAATTGAGAAAAGCGGTTAAACAATATATTAGTAAAACGATACTAAAAGTTAAAGAATATATCAGCAACCAAAGGTTTTCTGAAGCTGAAAGCCTTCTTTCAAAGCTCGTCGAAGAATATCCTAGCGAAGCAGAGATAAAAAACATGTACTATGAGTTAGCTGAGCGATTACACCAGCACGATGTAATTAAACAGATAGTGTTTAGAAGAGAACGTGAACGCGATGACAGTCTTATATTAATTAACGCTCTTGAAGTATTAAGAAATAAGCGGCTTAAACTAGATGATAAAATCAACACTTTAGTTGAAGAATTTTCAAAACTCTCCGAGAACCTCCAATTCGAAATCTTAGATAAGATTAAAACGTTAAAAACACCCTCGAATAACATTGAAGGGTCGCTGGATGAATTGATAACAGGAGAGTTAAATCGCCTGAAATGTTCTGATAGTAATTTAATACCGGAAGTTATAGACCCCGGTGAGCTACCGGTATACTTAGCGTTAACTATAGATTTAAAGGCTAAAATTAAAAATTTTATTAAAAAATTTAGGAATTGGTATAGCGGTATCCCTGTAACTGTAAAATACGATTATAACGCTGGTACTATAGTTCAAAAATCAGATTACATAGATTGTAAAGCCGCGCTCCTAGTCGATAAACTTTTAGAGGGGCCGGCCGCATACCAGATCTGGCTGAAATCAGACGGAAGCTTTACTATTTTAAAAACCCAAAGTTATATTGAAGAGCAGCCTCTACCAAATCAGCGAATAGGCGTGTGGTCTTTTAAAATAGAGGATGCTGGTTTACATAACAGGCTTATTCAGCTTCACCGTTATGAAATAAAAAATATTGTAGAAAACAATAGTTAA
- the nth gene encoding endonuclease III, whose product MVVELNASRDKVAGILSILKKEYPNARIKLRFNNPFQLLIATILSAQCTDDQVNKVTEVLFKKYSTPAELAAADITELEGIIHSTGFYKNKARNIKKAAQLIADKFNGEVPKRMSDLLELPGVARKTANIVLTDGYGIIEGIAVDTHVRRLSKRLGLSESEDPEKIELDLMELIPRADWGVIAHLLQAHGRSVCTAKNPNCNGCSLNKLCPSAFKF is encoded by the coding sequence ATGGTGGTTGAATTGAATGCTAGCCGTGATAAAGTAGCGGGTATACTAAGTATTCTTAAAAAGGAGTATCCGAATGCAAGGATAAAACTTAGATTTAATAATCCTTTTCAACTGCTTATAGCCACTATTCTCTCAGCACAATGCACTGACGACCAAGTTAATAAGGTGACTGAAGTTCTTTTTAAAAAATATTCAACGCCGGCGGAACTAGCAGCGGCTGATATCACTGAATTAGAGGGTATTATTCATTCGACAGGATTCTATAAGAATAAGGCTCGGAATATTAAGAAGGCGGCTCAGCTTATAGCTGATAAATTTAACGGTGAGGTCCCTAAGAGAATGAGTGATCTGCTAGAACTCCCCGGTGTGGCTCGTAAAACAGCTAATATTGTGTTAACTGACGGCTACGGTATTATTGAAGGTATTGCAGTGGATACGCATGTGAGACGGCTGTCTAAACGTTTAGGTTTAAGTGAAAGCGAGGACCCTGAAAAAATAGAATTGGATCTTATGGAGTTGATTCCACGCGCGGATTGGGGTGTTATCGCCCACCTTCTCCAAGCTCACGGTCGTAGTGTCTGTACTGCGAAAAATCCTAATTGTAATGGATGCTCATTAAACAAGCTTTGCCCCTCAGCGTTCAAATTTTAA
- a CDS encoding QueT transporter family protein produces the protein MNKTLIISLTAVFSALYAVGVILLAPISYGEIQVRVIDCLIPLSGVFGLPVILGVTLGNIVANVFGGLGVLDIVGGSIANLIASSAVYYILYLNKKSSSRILEIILVYSSTLLATAIITLIVGFYLAVIFSVPISMMMLSIFLGSFISITLLGGSITVILRSSTSIKNIIRRSG, from the coding sequence ATGAATAAAACCCTTATAATTTCTTTGACCGCTGTTTTCTCCGCTCTTTACGCTGTAGGTGTTATTTTATTAGCTCCTATTTCTTACGGTGAAATACAAGTCCGGGTAATAGACTGTCTGATACCTTTATCAGGTGTTTTCGGTCTACCGGTTATACTAGGTGTAACATTAGGGAATATAGTCGCCAACGTCTTCGGAGGTTTAGGTGTATTAGATATAGTAGGAGGGTCGATCGCTAATCTAATAGCGTCATCAGCAGTTTACTATATATTATATTTGAATAAAAAATCTAGTAGTAGGATATTAGAGATTATTCTAGTATATTCTTCGACGCTTCTAGCAACTGCAATAATAACTTTAATAGTCGGCTTCTACTTAGCAGTGATTTTTTCAGTCCCTATCTCCATGATGATGCTAAGTATTTTTTTAGGCTCTTTTATTTCAATCACGTTACTCGGAGGGAGCATCACAGTTATACTTAGAAGCTCAACTTCTATTAAAAATATTATACGCCGTTCAGGTTAA
- a CDS encoding hydrogenase, whose translation MTWIIKNEKPKIGVFSLTGCAGDQLMILNLEDTLIELLAKFDIKSFQEASSYSENTKLDIAFIEGSVSTDHDLKILKNIRENSSLLVAIGDCAINGCVQAMRNNQTSIAERMLDVYGVKDNVYNALEPKGVGEYVKVDAEIPGCPIEKEEVFNAFISLLNGDMPLIPDYPVCVECKLNGYPCVIIEESKPCLGPIITAGCDARCPGLGLDCIGCRGAIRGETNAKAELETLRKRGYNDKYIINRLRFFAGNFEDIKNLGVREASKGERDE comes from the coding sequence ATGACTTGGATAATAAAAAATGAAAAACCAAAAATAGGAGTATTCAGCCTCACAGGCTGCGCTGGAGATCAGCTGATGATACTAAACTTGGAGGATACGCTAATAGAGCTGTTAGCAAAATTTGATATAAAATCTTTTCAAGAGGCAAGTAGCTACAGTGAAAACACAAAGTTAGATATCGCCTTCATAGAGGGATCTGTGAGCACGGATCATGATTTAAAAATATTAAAGAATATAAGAGAGAACTCCTCTCTCCTTGTAGCTATAGGGGACTGCGCCATTAACGGCTGCGTTCAAGCTATGAGAAATAATCAAACAAGCATCGCTGAGAGAATGCTAGACGTTTACGGAGTAAAAGATAACGTCTACAATGCTCTTGAACCTAAAGGAGTAGGAGAGTATGTGAAAGTTGATGCGGAAATCCCAGGTTGCCCTATTGAAAAAGAAGAGGTTTTCAACGCGTTTATATCTCTTCTCAACGGTGATATGCCGCTAATCCCAGATTACCCTGTCTGCGTAGAGTGCAAGCTAAACGGTTACCCTTGTGTTATTATAGAGGAGAGTAAACCATGTCTTGGACCTATTATAACAGCAGGCTGTGACGCCCGCTGCCCCGGTTTAGGCTTAGATTGTATAGGCTGCCGCGGGGCTATAAGAGGGGAGACAAACGCTAAAGCTGAGCTTGAAACTCTTCGAAAGAGGGGCTACAACGATAAATATATCATTAACAGATTACGCTTCTTTGCAGGAAACTTCGAAGATATTAAAAACCTAGGCGTTAGAGAGGCGTCTAAAGGTGAAAGAGATGAGTAA
- a CDS encoding MoxR family ATPase: MSRLNFITDEATSSSAIEIIAPNPSEYIPVEVPPFVDTNNQTDIIKLHLEAEPPQPLLFIGFKGTGKTLAFATVAYQLKIPIIQADLSENTKRGDLIGRFILRGSDVVYQLGILPSAILIANSVGRAILVLEELNALTPQMQKVLNQLLDWRGQVHAPEIGKIFRLNKGCKLLIGATSNPSNYGGVFEINEDLRSRFATLWFGYPKKEDELRILHAYGSKDDNLNELLITLAVETRKAVDRNEIEYALSPRDLVRFTQIMKIYKSKFSEEEALRKTLEIVVLGKYEDVDERQLIARRIESIFGLKMGEELNDSENG, translated from the coding sequence ATGAGTAGATTAAACTTTATTACAGATGAAGCTACATCCTCTTCTGCGATAGAGATAATCGCACCTAATCCAAGCGAATATATTCCTGTTGAAGTCCCCCCGTTCGTTGATACAAACAATCAGACAGACATAATTAAACTTCACCTTGAAGCTGAACCGCCTCAACCTCTTCTATTCATCGGGTTTAAAGGCACGGGTAAAACATTAGCTTTTGCAACTGTCGCCTACCAGTTAAAAATCCCCATCATACAAGCAGATTTAAGCGAAAACACTAAACGCGGCGATCTCATAGGTAGATTCATTCTAAGAGGATCCGATGTAGTATACCAACTTGGCATACTCCCCTCTGCGATATTAATAGCTAACAGTGTCGGTAGAGCTATCCTAGTATTAGAGGAGCTTAACGCTCTAACCCCTCAAATGCAGAAAGTACTCAACCAGCTTCTAGACTGGCGTGGCCAGGTCCACGCACCAGAGATAGGTAAAATATTCAGATTAAATAAGGGTTGTAAACTTTTAATAGGAGCTACAAGCAACCCGTCAAATTACGGCGGTGTCTTCGAGATAAACGAGGATCTTAGAAGCCGTTTCGCCACACTATGGTTCGGTTACCCTAAAAAAGAAGATGAGCTGAGAATTCTGCACGCCTATGGTTCGAAAGACGATAATCTCAACGAGCTTTTAATAACATTAGCTGTTGAAACTAGGAAAGCTGTTGATAGAAATGAAATAGAATACGCTCTCTCACCTAGAGATCTTGTAAGATTCACACAGATAATGAAAATATATAAGTCGAAATTCAGCGAAGAAGAAGCGTTGAGGAAAACTCTCGAAATAGTGGTGCTCGGAAAATACGAGGATGTTGATGAGCGACAATTAATAGCTAGACGAATAGAATCAATTTTCGGTTTAAAAATGGGTGAAGAGTTAAATGACTCAGAGAATGGCTGA
- a CDS encoding Ni/Fe hydrogenase subunit alpha — protein MSKTLTIEELTRVEGHGGITIIIEGETVKDVKMNIFEGPRFFESIIKTVYYDKIPDIMRRICAICTASHSLASIRAIEHAFNIDVSDQTQILRDLLIHGETIESHALHVFMLALPDYLGYPDALKMASDHLDKVKAALELKKAGNLIHNTISGREVHGMNERVGGFSRIPSERKLENIREEMLKVKAAAELGVELLARKEPQLNFNSKNIFMALNPGEKYGFIGDEILISDGSRHNINDYLNIVKERVVNYSTSKISTYKNHPFMVGALARLILNKNKLEGTAKTMFKKYQQLIREDNPLSNNIAQAIELVHSVERAEFLVNELLSRGVRDEHLPSVKVKEARGVGAVEAPRGILYHDYTFDKSGCVIKCNVITPTAQNIANMEKHYREIVEALIKEEENMIKRHLELVARAYDPCISCSTHIIRVKR, from the coding sequence ATGAGTAAAACACTTACAATAGAGGAGCTTACAAGGGTTGAAGGCCATGGGGGCATAACCATTATAATAGAAGGGGAGACTGTCAAAGACGTTAAAATGAATATCTTCGAGGGCCCTCGTTTCTTCGAGTCTATTATTAAAACAGTGTACTACGATAAGATCCCTGATATAATGAGACGGATATGCGCTATATGCACAGCGTCTCACAGTCTAGCTAGTATAAGAGCTATAGAACACGCTTTCAACATAGATGTGAGTGATCAAACTCAAATTTTAAGAGATCTTCTAATACACGGTGAAACAATCGAAAGCCATGCTCTCCACGTTTTCATGCTAGCTTTACCAGATTATTTAGGATACCCAGATGCTTTGAAAATGGCATCAGATCACCTTGATAAGGTTAAAGCAGCTCTAGAACTAAAAAAAGCGGGGAACCTAATCCATAACACCATAAGCGGTAGAGAAGTTCACGGTATGAATGAGCGGGTAGGCGGTTTCTCTAGGATTCCAAGCGAGAGAAAACTAGAGAATATAAGAGAAGAAATGTTAAAAGTTAAAGCGGCAGCTGAACTAGGCGTGGAATTGTTAGCTAGAAAAGAACCTCAGCTTAATTTTAATTCGAAAAATATCTTCATGGCTTTGAACCCTGGTGAAAAATACGGTTTCATAGGCGATGAAATTCTTATCTCTGATGGAAGCCGCCACAACATAAACGACTACCTTAACATTGTTAAAGAGCGAGTCGTCAACTATTCCACATCTAAAATCTCAACTTATAAAAATCATCCTTTCATGGTAGGCGCCTTAGCGCGGCTAATTTTAAACAAGAATAAACTTGAAGGAACAGCTAAAACCATGTTTAAAAAATATCAGCAATTAATAAGAGAAGATAACCCGCTAAGCAATAATATAGCTCAAGCGATAGAACTTGTTCACAGTGTTGAAAGAGCAGAATTTTTAGTCAATGAACTGTTGAGCCGCGGTGTCAGAGATGAACATCTGCCATCTGTTAAAGTAAAGGAAGCACGAGGGGTTGGAGCGGTTGAAGCCCCCAGGGGCATACTCTACCACGATTACACGTTCGATAAATCAGGCTGTGTAATTAAATGCAACGTGATCACGCCGACAGCTCAGAATATAGCTAACATGGAAAAACACTACCGTGAAATCGTTGAAGCTTTAATAAAAGAGGAGGAGAATATGATCAAGCGTCACCTTGAATTGGTAGCTAGAGCGTATGATCCGTGTATCTCGTGTTCCACTCATATTATAAGAGTTAAACGTTGA